One stretch of Pradoshia sp. D12 DNA includes these proteins:
- a CDS encoding purine-nucleoside phosphorylase, translating to MFEKVNEAAAHILEVSGQKPELGLILGSGLGVLADEIENATVIPYSEIPHFPVSTVEGHAGQLVVGTLAGKTVAAMQGRFHYYEGYSMQEVTFPVRVMKAMGMTHILVTNAAGGVNESFKPGDLMIITDHINYMGAHPLIGPNHSEFGPRFPDMTSAYTKSLVELAEQVASKQNIAIQKGVYIGFTGPTYETPAEVRMARILGGDAVGMSTVPEVIVAAHGGMKVLGISCITNMAAGILDQPLAHDEVIETTEKVKSTFLNLVKSIVSEMKIEA from the coding sequence ATGTTTGAAAAAGTAAATGAAGCAGCAGCGCATATTTTAGAGGTATCCGGTCAAAAGCCGGAACTAGGATTGATTCTTGGTTCAGGGTTGGGAGTATTGGCTGATGAAATTGAAAATGCCACTGTAATCCCATACAGTGAAATACCTCATTTCCCAGTTTCTACTGTTGAAGGACATGCCGGCCAACTTGTTGTTGGAACGCTGGCAGGCAAAACAGTAGCGGCTATGCAGGGGCGTTTCCACTATTATGAAGGATATTCCATGCAAGAAGTTACATTCCCGGTACGTGTTATGAAGGCAATGGGAATGACGCATATACTTGTAACAAATGCAGCAGGCGGAGTAAATGAAAGCTTCAAGCCTGGTGATTTGATGATTATCACAGATCATATTAATTACATGGGCGCACACCCATTAATTGGACCGAATCACAGTGAGTTTGGACCAAGATTCCCTGATATGACAAGTGCTTATACAAAATCATTAGTGGAATTGGCAGAACAAGTTGCTTCTAAACAAAATATTGCGATTCAAAAAGGTGTTTACATTGGATTTACAGGTCCTACTTATGAAACACCAGCAGAAGTAAGAATGGCACGTATTTTAGGCGGAGATGCAGTGGGAATGTCAACAGTTCCTGAAGTTATCGTTGCTGCTCATGGAGGCATGAAGGTACTCGGTATTTCATGCATTACAAACATGGCTGCTGGAATCCTGGATCAGCCTTTGGCACATGACGAGGTAATTGAAACGACTGAAAAAGTAAAATCTACGTTCTTGAACTTAGTGAAATCAATCGTATCAGAAATGAAAATTGAAGCGTAA
- the deoB gene encoding phosphopentomutase: MKFKRVFLTVMDSVGIGEAPDAEKFGDKGSDTLGHIAEKMNGLNMPVMGKLGLSNIREIKGIQKAVKPMAYYTKMQEASNGKDTMTGHWEIMGLRIDTPFRVFPDGFPPELIQELEEKSGRKIIGNKPASGTEILVELGEEHVKTGALIVYTSADSVLQIAAHEDVVPLEELYRICEIAREMTLREEYMVGRIIARPFVGEPGDFKRTPNRHDYALKPFGRTVMNELKDSNFDVISIGKIADIYDGEGVTKALRTTSNMDGMDKQVQTLDMDFTGLSFLNLVDFDAVFGHRRDPIGYGKALEEYDGRLQEVLDKMKEDDLLIITADHGNDPVHPGTDHTREYVPLLVYSKQFKEGKELPIRSTFADIGATVADNFGVKMPEHGVSFLKELN; encoded by the coding sequence ATGAAATTTAAGCGAGTATTTTTAACTGTAATGGATTCTGTTGGGATTGGTGAAGCGCCTGATGCAGAGAAATTTGGCGATAAAGGTTCGGATACACTTGGACATATAGCTGAAAAAATGAATGGGTTGAACATGCCTGTCATGGGTAAATTAGGCTTGTCAAACATCAGAGAAATTAAAGGGATTCAAAAGGCAGTCAAGCCAATGGCTTATTATACAAAAATGCAAGAGGCATCCAATGGGAAAGATACGATGACTGGCCACTGGGAAATCATGGGGCTGCGCATTGATACACCGTTCCGTGTATTTCCGGATGGATTTCCGCCGGAATTAATTCAGGAGCTGGAAGAAAAGAGCGGCAGAAAAATTATTGGGAATAAACCGGCGAGCGGTACAGAAATCCTAGTAGAATTGGGAGAAGAACACGTAAAAACCGGAGCATTAATCGTGTACACTTCTGCTGACTCCGTTCTGCAAATTGCAGCTCATGAGGATGTAGTACCTCTTGAAGAGCTCTATCGTATCTGTGAAATTGCCAGAGAAATGACTCTTCGTGAAGAATATATGGTAGGCAGAATTATTGCTCGCCCATTCGTTGGAGAGCCTGGTGATTTCAAACGTACGCCAAATCGCCATGATTATGCGTTAAAACCATTTGGACGCACGGTAATGAATGAGTTGAAGGATAGTAACTTTGATGTAATCTCCATTGGGAAAATTGCTGATATCTACGATGGCGAGGGCGTAACAAAAGCGCTTCGCACAACAAGTAATATGGATGGAATGGATAAGCAGGTCCAAACATTGGACATGGACTTTACTGGTCTAAGCTTCCTGAACCTTGTTGATTTTGATGCTGTATTTGGCCACAGACGCGATCCTATTGGGTACGGTAAAGCATTAGAAGAGTACGATGGAAGATTGCAGGAAGTACTGGATAAAATGAAGGAAGACGATCTGCTAATTATTACAGCAGACCATGGTAATGATCCGGTTCATCCTGGAACAGACCATACGAGAGAATATGTTCCTTTACTTGTATACTCCAAACAATTTAAAGAAGGTAAAGAACTGCCGATCCGCAGTACATTTGCGGACATTGGTGCAACCGTTGCTGATAACTTCGGTGTGAAAATGCCTGAGCATGGAGTAAGCTTCCTTAAGGAACTAAATTAA
- the xerD gene encoding site-specific tyrosine recombinase XerD, producing the protein MKDPLQDFIHYLTIEKGLAKNTLLSYKRDLDSYYKFLKNQQIDNWKDVSRVHIVQFLGKLRDDGKSSKTLARHTASIRSFHQFLLRERISETDPSVLIESPHTEKSLPKVLSQEETEALLNAPNPADAFGIRDKAILELLYATGMRVSELIELNIDNVHIEMGFVRCIGKGNKERIIPVGQMALDSITTYLTSGRPRLVSQKNKSDALFLNHHGGRLSRQGLWKIIKKLAEQANIQKSLTPHTLRHSFATHLLMNGADLRAVQEMLGHADISTTQIYTHVTNVRLKDVYSKFHPRA; encoded by the coding sequence ATGAAAGATCCATTGCAGGATTTTATCCATTATTTAACAATCGAAAAAGGGTTGGCTAAAAACACCCTCCTATCGTATAAACGAGATTTGGATTCCTATTATAAGTTTTTGAAAAATCAACAAATTGACAACTGGAAGGACGTTTCCCGTGTTCATATTGTCCAGTTCCTGGGTAAATTAAGGGATGATGGAAAATCGTCCAAAACGCTGGCACGCCATACAGCTTCCATTCGATCCTTCCATCAATTTTTATTAAGGGAACGTATTTCGGAAACAGATCCGTCTGTCTTGATTGAAAGCCCTCATACTGAGAAATCATTGCCAAAGGTTTTAAGCCAGGAGGAAACGGAGGCATTGCTGAATGCACCTAACCCAGCTGACGCTTTCGGCATACGGGATAAGGCTATTTTAGAGCTGCTCTATGCAACTGGTATGCGGGTTAGTGAATTAATAGAGTTAAATATTGATAATGTACATATAGAAATGGGATTTGTTCGCTGTATAGGGAAGGGAAATAAAGAGCGAATTATCCCGGTGGGGCAAATGGCCCTTGATTCGATTACCACCTACTTAACATCAGGTAGACCTAGATTGGTTAGCCAAAAGAATAAATCGGATGCTTTATTTTTGAATCATCACGGCGGACGTCTCAGCCGCCAAGGGTTATGGAAAATTATCAAGAAGCTTGCTGAGCAGGCGAATATTCAAAAGTCATTGACACCTCACACCCTTCGCCACTCATTTGCCACTCATTTACTAATGAATGGTGCGGATTTGCGGGCTGTTCAGGAGATGCTCGGACATGCTGATATCTCGACAACACAAATATATACACATGTCACGAATGTCCGTTTAAAGGATGTATACAGTAAGTTCCATCCCCGAGCTTAA
- a CDS encoding YqzK family protein: MRNLIKLFWQTSKVFIMFVGFTILFYFAIVWFNEEYENYHRYDEPKGTAVKVFQSINDEEEPGWRERLFLFYLDGE; encoded by the coding sequence ATGAGAAATTTGATTAAATTATTTTGGCAAACAAGCAAGGTATTCATCATGTTTGTTGGCTTTACGATATTATTTTATTTTGCTATTGTTTGGTTTAATGAGGAATATGAAAATTATCATCGCTATGACGAGCCTAAGGGAACGGCTGTAAAGGTTTTTCAATCCATCAATGATGAAGAGGAGCCTGGATGGAGAGAAAGACTCTTTCTATTTTATTTAGATGGGGAGTAA
- a CDS encoding Fur family transcriptional regulator, giving the protein MESRLDRIKKQLHSSSYKLTPQREATVRVLLENEEDHLSAEDVYLLVKEKAPEIGLATVYRTLELLTELKIVDKINFGDGVSRYDLRQEGAAHFHHHLVCIECGAVDEILEDLLDDVEPIVEQKFRFKIKDHRLTFHGVCHRCQDKKEEPETAGSGNNHAR; this is encoded by the coding sequence TTGGAATCTAGATTAGATCGAATAAAAAAGCAATTACATTCTTCAAGTTACAAGCTGACGCCGCAGCGAGAGGCCACGGTTAGAGTGTTGCTCGAGAATGAAGAAGACCATTTAAGTGCAGAGGATGTATATTTGCTCGTTAAAGAAAAAGCACCGGAAATCGGTTTGGCAACTGTATATAGAACGCTTGAATTGCTTACTGAGCTTAAAATAGTAGATAAAATTAATTTTGGTGATGGGGTATCCCGTTATGATTTGCGACAAGAGGGAGCAGCGCATTTTCATCACCATTTAGTCTGTATAGAATGTGGAGCAGTAGATGAAATTCTTGAAGATTTATTAGATGATGTAGAACCGATTGTTGAACAGAAATTCAGATTCAAAATTAAGGATCATCGCCTGACATTTCATGGGGTTTGCCATCGTTGCCAAGATAAAAAAGAAGAGCCGGAGACTGCAGGGTCCGGGAATAACCATGCAAGATAA
- the spoIIM gene encoding stage II sporulation protein M yields the protein MKKSYYKRALLFHIKDHLSIFIFIMVLFLMGIIFGAIIVNSLSLTQKEDLFYYLSQFFGELKQGKVSASSEIFIYSFQENAKFIILMWILGISIIGLPMILILLFIKGIVIGFTVGFLVSQTGWQGFMLACVSILPQNIILVPVTIIMASCAVIISIKMIKRQFLKSSREKLRPYFFQYSLLLGMALVSFVVAALIESFLSPGLMKAVIDNMS from the coding sequence GTGAAAAAATCGTATTATAAAAGAGCTTTGCTTTTTCATATTAAAGATCATTTATCTATTTTCATTTTTATTATGGTCCTATTCCTGATGGGAATCATTTTTGGGGCAATTATTGTCAACAGCTTATCTTTAACTCAGAAAGAGGACCTGTTTTATTATTTGTCTCAGTTCTTCGGAGAATTAAAGCAAGGGAAAGTCAGTGCAAGCAGTGAAATTTTCATCTATAGCTTTCAGGAGAATGCGAAGTTTATTATCTTAATGTGGATTCTTGGAATCTCGATTATCGGGTTACCAATGATTTTAATCCTTCTTTTTATAAAAGGAATCGTGATCGGCTTTACTGTCGGTTTTTTGGTTAGCCAAACAGGGTGGCAGGGCTTTATGCTTGCGTGTGTATCCATTTTACCTCAGAATATCATCCTTGTACCCGTAACCATTATCATGGCATCATGCGCCGTCATTATCTCCATTAAAATGATTAAACGCCAATTTTTAAAATCAAGCCGCGAAAAATTAAGGCCTTATTTTTTCCAGTATTCTCTGTTGCTTGGAATGGCCTTAGTGTCTTTTGTTGTTGCAGCCTTGATTGAATCCTTTTTATCACCGGGGCTAATGAAAGCTGTAATTGATAATATGAGTTAA
- a CDS encoding GNAT family N-acetyltransferase has translation MNPILMDIPEKLDGSRIYLRSCKPGDGPMVHDAILASKEDLKPWMPWANRDQTLEETEDNLRRAQAEFILREDIRLYVMRKEDNIFLGSTGLHRMNWETRKFEIGYWMDSRYTKKGYMTEAVELLTNFTFDKLLANRVEIRCDSKNINSRRIPEKLGYTLEGTLRHDSYDSTGTSLRDTCIFSKIRSDL, from the coding sequence ATGAATCCGATCCTGATGGACATACCAGAAAAACTTGATGGAAGCCGAATTTATTTGCGTTCTTGCAAGCCGGGAGACGGGCCTATGGTCCATGATGCCATATTGGCTTCAAAAGAAGATTTAAAACCCTGGATGCCCTGGGCTAATCGAGATCAGACATTAGAGGAGACAGAGGACAATTTACGAAGAGCACAGGCAGAGTTTATTTTAAGAGAAGATATACGTCTATATGTGATGAGAAAAGAAGATAATATTTTCCTTGGTTCCACCGGACTACATAGAATGAATTGGGAAACAAGAAAGTTCGAGATCGGATATTGGATGGATTCTCGTTACACTAAAAAAGGATATATGACAGAGGCTGTTGAATTATTGACGAACTTCACATTCGATAAATTACTAGCTAACCGGGTGGAAATTCGCTGTGATTCAAAAAACATAAACTCCAGACGGATTCCTGAAAAACTGGGTTACACTCTTGAAGGGACATTAAGACACGACAGCTATGATTCTACAGGTACCTCCCTTCGTGATACATGCATTTTCTCTAAAATCAGAAGTGATTTGTAA
- a CDS encoding endonuclease Q family protein encodes MKTYYADFHIHVGRTKSGKPVKITGARTLTISTILEYAATRKGLDMVGIIDCHVPEVIEELEGLMAKGEMKELEGGGLQHKDGTVLIPGSEIEINDANCKGPIHVLAYFPTLEKMKLFSEWFATRVKNNTLSSQRIYESATVLQKKVKDLSGLFIPAHIFTPHKSLYGRGVLKSLNEVLNPDWIDAVELGLSADTTMASKLSELNRYPFLTNSDAHSLPKLAREYQKLLLQEPNFTEWHKALQQEEGRAILANYGLNPYLGKYHETVCENCGETLAVYSERCPYCGSNQVTRGVAERINDLADAELGDVLQERPPYIHHIPLEFIPGLGPRTLDKLVAGFGSEMAVIHEASLEELKGLVPEKIAMLIYQARGGTLSLQKGGGGIYGKIITD; translated from the coding sequence ATGAAGACATATTACGCGGATTTTCATATTCATGTGGGGAGAACGAAATCTGGGAAGCCTGTCAAAATTACAGGAGCGCGGACCCTAACGATTTCAACTATTCTTGAATATGCTGCGACAAGAAAAGGACTCGATATGGTTGGGATCATCGACTGCCATGTTCCTGAGGTGATAGAAGAACTTGAGGGGCTCATGGCAAAAGGAGAGATGAAAGAACTCGAGGGCGGCGGTCTTCAACATAAAGACGGTACCGTTTTGATTCCTGGGAGTGAGATTGAAATCAATGATGCAAACTGCAAAGGGCCCATTCATGTGCTGGCTTATTTTCCTACTCTTGAAAAAATGAAGCTGTTTTCGGAATGGTTTGCAACGAGAGTTAAAAATAATACTCTCAGCTCTCAGCGTATTTATGAGAGTGCTACCGTATTGCAGAAAAAAGTAAAGGATTTGAGCGGGTTATTTATCCCTGCACATATTTTCACTCCCCATAAAAGTTTGTACGGCAGAGGGGTCTTAAAGAGCCTAAACGAGGTTCTGAATCCAGACTGGATTGACGCTGTTGAGCTGGGGCTCAGTGCTGATACGACAATGGCATCCAAGTTAAGCGAGCTGAACCGCTATCCCTTTTTAACAAATAGTGATGCACATTCGTTGCCAAAGCTGGCTCGTGAATATCAAAAACTGTTGCTGCAGGAGCCTAACTTTACCGAATGGCATAAAGCACTTCAACAAGAAGAAGGACGTGCCATTTTAGCTAATTACGGACTGAATCCGTATTTAGGTAAATACCATGAAACAGTTTGCGAGAATTGCGGCGAAACTCTAGCTGTGTATTCAGAGCGCTGTCCTTATTGCGGCTCTAATCAGGTGACACGTGGAGTAGCTGAACGTATCAATGATCTTGCAGATGCAGAGCTGGGAGATGTTCTGCAAGAGAGACCGCCTTATATTCATCATATCCCGCTTGAGTTTATTCCAGGGCTAGGACCGAGAACATTGGATAAATTAGTAGCTGGTTTTGGTTCAGAAATGGCTGTCATCCATGAAGCCAGCCTGGAGGAGCTAAAGGGGCTAGTTCCTGAAAAAATAGCCATGCTCATCTATCAGGCACGGGGTGGTACATTGTCTCTGCAAAAAGGCGGAGGCGGTATTTACGGGAAGATTATTACGGATTAA
- a CDS encoding NUDIX domain-containing protein — translation MYKYEEKTIKSEPIFKGRILDVRVDEVLLPNGKTSTRELIKHPGAVAVIAVTDENKLVLVEQYRKPMEKALVEIPAGKLDAGEDPRDCVVREMEEETGYACESIEHIISLYTSPGFADEIVHIYLAKGLSKKEDARGLDEDEFVDLMEVTLEEALELIKEERIQDAKTAYAVQYLQLQEALSK, via the coding sequence ATGTACAAATATGAAGAGAAAACGATCAAATCAGAACCTATTTTTAAAGGAAGAATTTTAGATGTACGTGTGGATGAAGTGCTTCTTCCGAATGGAAAGACGTCGACCAGAGAATTAATTAAACATCCTGGAGCGGTCGCAGTGATTGCCGTTACAGATGAAAATAAGCTCGTGCTTGTTGAGCAATACCGTAAGCCGATGGAAAAAGCGTTAGTTGAAATTCCTGCCGGTAAATTGGATGCCGGTGAAGATCCAAGAGATTGTGTGGTTCGCGAGATGGAAGAGGAAACCGGATATGCCTGCGAGTCCATTGAACATATTATTTCCCTCTACACATCGCCTGGATTTGCAGATGAGATTGTACATATTTACCTGGCTAAGGGTCTTTCTAAAAAGGAAGATGCAAGAGGCCTTGATGAGGATGAATTCGTGGACTTGATGGAAGTCACATTAGAAGAGGCTTTGGAACTGATTAAAGAAGAGAGAATTCAGGATGCCAAAACAGCCTATGCGGTTCAATATTTACAGCTCCAAGAGGCACTGTCTAAATAA
- the mciZ gene encoding Z-ring formation inhibitor MciZ — protein sequence MKIWISDNQIILSGKAWEVKEKLKQYSNQYVYVTDWLQAARQIK from the coding sequence ATGAAAATATGGATCAGTGACAATCAAATCATTTTGAGCGGAAAAGCTTGGGAAGTAAAAGAGAAATTAAAGCAATATAGCAATCAATATGTGTATGTTACGGACTGGCTGCAGGCCGCTCGGCAAATAAAATGA
- a CDS encoding aldo/keto reductase yields MKKRQIGESDLYVTEMGLGCMSLGKDEKQARLILETAIEHGINYFDTADLYDFGLNEEMVGRVLKPYRQNLILATKAGNRWNDEKTSWSWDPSRTYIKQAVKDSLKRLQTDYIDLYQLHGGTIDDPLDETISAFEELKKEGYIREYGISSIRPNVIKEFANHSSIISVMMQYSLLDRRPEEWMPLLEEHQISIIARGPVAKGLLTEEMLNKASDSIRENGYLDYTYEELESLLPSIQEKIASRSMNELALQYILSSKAVAAVIPGASSEKQLLENIKAINSKPLAAEELELLRSLTKANKYETHRD; encoded by the coding sequence GTGAAAAAGAGACAAATTGGAGAATCTGACTTATATGTTACGGAGATGGGACTAGGATGCATGTCTCTCGGCAAAGACGAAAAACAAGCCCGACTAATACTGGAGACAGCTATCGAACACGGAATCAACTATTTTGATACAGCCGATTTGTATGATTTTGGCCTTAATGAGGAAATGGTCGGAAGGGTGTTAAAACCATATCGACAGAACCTGATATTAGCTACAAAGGCAGGTAACAGATGGAATGACGAGAAAACTTCATGGTCCTGGGACCCTTCGCGAACCTATATTAAGCAGGCCGTAAAGGATAGCCTAAAGCGTTTACAGACCGATTATATCGATTTATACCAGCTTCATGGCGGTACAATAGACGATCCCTTGGATGAAACCATTTCCGCCTTTGAAGAATTAAAGAAAGAAGGCTATATACGTGAGTACGGCATTTCCTCCATCCGTCCCAATGTCATCAAGGAATTTGCAAACCACTCAAGTATCATATCGGTCATGATGCAATACAGTCTTCTCGATCGAAGACCGGAGGAATGGATGCCATTACTGGAGGAGCATCAAATCAGCATCATTGCTAGAGGCCCTGTAGCAAAAGGCCTTTTAACAGAGGAAATGTTAAATAAAGCTTCCGATTCTATCCGTGAAAATGGATATTTGGACTATACATATGAGGAGCTAGAGTCTCTGCTTCCATCCATTCAAGAAAAAATAGCGAGCCGTTCCATGAATGAACTGGCTTTACAATATATCCTCTCTTCTAAAGCGGTAGCTGCTGTGATCCCTGGGGCAAGCAGCGAAAAACAATTACTTGAAAATATAAAGGCTATAAACAGCAAACCGTTAGCAGCCGAAGAGCTGGAACTATTGCGCTCCTTAACTAAAGCAAATAAATATGAGACACATCGCGATTAA
- a CDS encoding aminotransferase class V-fold PLP-dependent enzyme: MLRARIGNHQREWFGELEQYFHDFRKYIIGNDKTFSTPYGEKPIIYADWTASGRLYKPIEDKITKEFGPFMANTHTESNQTGSFMTNAYHHAKKIIKEHVNAGPDDAILLDGFGMTSVINKFQRILGLRIPEKWESRLELKPEERPVVFITHREHHSNHTSWLETISDVVIVEPDQKGNVSPEQLERQLQSYSNRPLKIGAFTACSNVTGLITPYHELASVMHKHGGICVIDFAACAPYVNINMHPENPAEQLDAICFSPHKFLGGPGTSGVLIFNKNLYHNHIPDHPGGGTVNWTDPWGNKSYYEDIETREDGGTPGILQCIRTALCIRLKEEMGVDNMLAREKELLSILLPGLLSIPEIKVLEPEKEERLGIISFMIPGVHYNLIVKLLNDRFGIQVRGGCSCAGTYGHYLLGISKESSQQIMELVDQGNLEVKPGWIRFSIHPTMTNAEAYQFISAMKWIVDHFEECQQDYVYDSKTNDYFYCDYQREDFDWLFYV; the protein is encoded by the coding sequence TTGCTGAGGGCAAGAATTGGAAATCATCAGCGAGAATGGTTTGGAGAGCTGGAGCAATATTTCCATGATTTTCGCAAATACATTATAGGAAATGACAAAACGTTTTCAACCCCATACGGAGAAAAGCCGATTATATATGCGGACTGGACAGCAAGCGGAAGATTATATAAACCGATAGAGGATAAAATCACGAAGGAATTTGGACCGTTTATGGCAAATACCCATACGGAATCAAACCAAACCGGCTCATTCATGACGAATGCGTATCATCATGCAAAGAAAATCATAAAAGAGCATGTAAACGCTGGTCCGGATGATGCGATTCTTCTTGATGGCTTTGGAATGACGTCGGTCATTAACAAATTTCAACGTATACTTGGCTTGCGCATACCAGAAAAATGGGAATCGAGGCTTGAACTAAAGCCTGAGGAAAGACCGGTTGTATTTATTACCCATCGGGAACATCATTCCAACCATACCTCCTGGCTTGAGACGATTTCCGATGTAGTTATCGTGGAACCTGATCAAAAAGGGAATGTCAGTCCGGAGCAATTAGAACGGCAGTTACAATCGTATTCAAACAGACCGTTGAAAATCGGTGCTTTTACCGCATGCTCCAATGTAACCGGACTCATTACTCCATATCATGAACTGGCAAGCGTGATGCATAAGCACGGTGGTATCTGTGTGATAGACTTTGCTGCATGCGCTCCATATGTAAATATCAATATGCATCCCGAGAATCCTGCAGAACAGCTGGATGCGATTTGTTTTTCTCCGCATAAATTCCTGGGCGGACCCGGTACGAGTGGTGTTTTAATTTTTAATAAAAATTTGTATCACAACCACATACCTGATCATCCTGGCGGCGGCACTGTCAATTGGACGGATCCGTGGGGAAACAAAAGCTATTATGAGGATATTGAAACGAGGGAGGACGGTGGAACACCAGGAATCCTGCAATGCATTCGAACAGCATTATGTATAAGGCTAAAGGAGGAAATGGGGGTAGACAATATGTTGGCAAGAGAGAAAGAATTGCTTTCCATCCTTCTTCCGGGATTGTTATCCATACCTGAAATTAAGGTTCTCGAACCAGAGAAAGAAGAACGATTGGGTATTATTTCATTTATGATTCCGGGGGTACACTATAATCTGATTGTTAAACTATTAAATGACCGGTTTGGAATTCAGGTACGGGGCGGATGTTCCTGTGCGGGAACGTATGGGCATTATTTATTGGGAATCTCCAAGGAGAGTTCCCAACAAATCATGGAATTGGTTGATCAGGGCAATTTAGAGGTTAAACCTGGATGGATTCGATTTTCCATTCATCCAACCATGACGAATGCGGAAGCCTACCAATTTATTTCAGCCATGAAATGGATTGTTGACCATTTCGAAGAGTGCCAGCAGGATTATGTGTATGATTCAAAAACGAATGATTATTTTTATTGTGATTACCAACGGGAAGATTTCGACTGGTTATTCTATGTATAG